From the genome of Opitutaceae bacterium, one region includes:
- a CDS encoding DUF1961 family protein, with protein sequence MSSRKTQSSMVTSRWFTALVLGMLASIAGAAKPPEPPFHPSVGQRFVPSDVDWMHPAYRTSFDDDSALKEWRLEGGRRMSVVSGKLVLESEPGQKDNHLVCWLDREMPADFLLELALRPRDRKEGLTIVFFNTRGRRGEGIFDPALKPRTGVFEQYHSSDLNGYHISYWAGARGTANLRKNAGFNLVATGPDYVTKGPADAFQTVRIYKRGGMIRLMVDDVISVAFDDDGKTHGPVWNHRGWIGLRQMGRTVRCEYDSFAVYPLKEAVEAR encoded by the coding sequence ATGTCATCACGGAAGACGCAATCGAGCATGGTCACGAGTCGTTGGTTTACAGCCTTGGTGCTGGGTATGCTGGCGTCGATCGCAGGAGCGGCAAAGCCACCGGAGCCGCCCTTTCATCCTTCCGTCGGGCAGCGCTTTGTTCCGAGCGATGTCGATTGGATGCATCCTGCATACCGGACGTCGTTCGATGATGACTCGGCCTTGAAAGAGTGGAGGCTCGAAGGCGGCAGGCGGATGAGTGTCGTATCCGGGAAGCTCGTGCTGGAGAGTGAGCCGGGGCAGAAGGACAACCATCTGGTCTGCTGGCTCGACCGGGAAATGCCCGCGGACTTCCTCCTTGAGCTTGCTTTGCGACCGAGAGATCGGAAGGAAGGACTCACCATCGTCTTTTTCAACACCCGTGGCCGCAGGGGCGAAGGCATATTTGATCCCGCACTCAAGCCACGCACGGGCGTGTTCGAACAATATCACAGCAGTGATCTCAACGGTTATCACATTTCATATTGGGCGGGTGCGCGAGGGACTGCCAATCTGCGTAAAAATGCCGGGTTCAACCTGGTCGCAACCGGACCTGACTATGTCACGAAAGGCCCGGCGGACGCATTTCAGACCGTGCGGATCTACAAGCGTGGCGGCATGATTCGGCTGATGGTGGACGACGTCATTTCCGTGGCATTCGACGATGACGGCAAGACTCACGGCCCCGTATGGAATCACCGGGGATGGATTGGACTCCGACAAATGGGCCGTACCGTGCGATGCGAATATGATTCATTTGCCGTGTATCCGTTGAAGGAAGCGGTGGAGGCGCGGTGA
- a CDS encoding sulfatase, whose product MTGCGASLALCPGTTAAAATDGKPPNILFVIFDDWGGSTHTGAAGNARIKTPHFDRVAHEGILFKNAFTSNPKCSPSRATILTGRNTWQLKEAVSHNGMFPAGFAVYPDLLENAGYSIGLTGKGWGPGDFKSLTGWTRNPAGPEFADRKRNPETKGINKNDYSANFEDFLRQRAPGKPFCFWMGFTEPHRSYERGSGLRLGKKLSDVVVPAYLPDTETVRSDLLDYAIEVESGDAQLGRALALLEAAGELENTVVVVTSDHGMPFPFVKGQIHEDAFHIPLAIRWGATIAHGRVVEDFVNVRDLAPTYLELAGLPPHPQMTGRSLVRILRSPKSGWIEDRNTMLVGMERHSLGLPRDLGYPVRALRTKDYLYVHNFFPDRWPAGTPEADFGNVDPGPTKELIKQLGGYYYELSFGKRAPDELYRLSDDPENVRNLAHDLAFVPVMEELRTRMMKMLRDEEDPRALGHGDVFDTYRYVGPRTKGYETWLAKQPGLPVK is encoded by the coding sequence CTGACTGGGTGCGGCGCTTCTCTGGCTTTGTGTCCCGGCACAACCGCAGCCGCTGCGACGGACGGGAAACCGCCGAACATCCTCTTCGTTATTTTTGACGATTGGGGTGGCAGCACCCACACTGGGGCGGCGGGAAATGCACGGATCAAGACTCCCCATTTCGATCGGGTGGCCCATGAAGGCATTCTCTTCAAGAATGCCTTCACATCGAATCCGAAATGCAGTCCCAGCCGTGCAACGATTCTAACGGGGCGGAATACGTGGCAGTTGAAGGAGGCTGTTTCCCACAATGGAATGTTTCCGGCGGGCTTTGCGGTCTATCCGGATCTTCTGGAAAATGCGGGGTATTCGATTGGCCTGACGGGCAAGGGTTGGGGGCCTGGCGATTTCAAGAGTCTCACCGGATGGACACGCAATCCTGCGGGACCGGAGTTTGCCGATCGGAAACGAAATCCGGAGACCAAGGGCATCAACAAGAACGACTACAGCGCCAACTTTGAGGATTTCCTCCGCCAGCGGGCCCCCGGAAAACCCTTCTGCTTTTGGATGGGTTTCACCGAACCGCACCGTTCGTATGAGCGCGGCTCCGGACTTCGCTTGGGCAAGAAGCTCTCGGACGTCGTCGTTCCCGCGTATCTGCCGGACACCGAGACAGTCCGCTCTGACTTGTTGGACTACGCGATCGAGGTTGAATCGGGCGATGCCCAGCTGGGTCGAGCTTTGGCGCTGCTCGAAGCTGCCGGCGAACTGGAAAACACCGTGGTTGTGGTTACCTCGGATCATGGCATGCCCTTTCCCTTTGTGAAGGGACAGATTCATGAGGACGCCTTTCACATCCCTTTGGCCATTCGGTGGGGTGCGACAATCGCGCATGGCCGAGTCGTCGAGGACTTTGTCAATGTGCGCGATCTTGCACCGACCTACCTGGAGCTGGCAGGCCTGCCTCCCCATCCCCAGATGACGGGTCGCAGTCTCGTCAGAATCCTGCGATCGCCAAAATCGGGCTGGATCGAAGACCGCAACACGATGCTTGTGGGCATGGAGCGGCACAGCCTCGGTTTGCCGCGCGACTTGGGGTATCCTGTGCGGGCATTGCGCACCAAGGACTACCTCTACGTGCATAATTTCTTCCCCGACAGGTGGCCGGCGGGCACCCCCGAGGCTGATTTCGGCAACGTCGATCCCGGTCCGACAAAGGAGCTGATCAAGCAGCTCGGGGGCTACTACTATGAGCTTTCCTTTGGCAAACGCGCCCCCGACGAGCTATACCGTTTGAGCGACGACCCCGAAAACGTCCGAAATCTCGCGCATGACCTGGCTTTTGTGCCGGTGATGGAAGAACTCCGGACCCGTATGATGAAAATGCTGCGCGACGAAGAGGATCCCCGGGCGTTGGGACACGGGGATGTTTTCGATACGTATCGCTACGTGGGACCGCGGACAAAAGGTTATGAGACCTGGCTCGCAAAACAGCCGGGGTTGCCGGTCAAGTAG
- a CDS encoding endonuclease III → MKQTSVQPSFPFPTKASRAAYIDRKLAELYPRPKIPLDHGDSYTLLIAVLLSAQCTDKRVNLTTPALFARARTPADMVKLSVAEIDAIVRACGLSPRKAQAIRGLSQMLLDLHGGRVPSTFEALEALPGVGHKTASVVMSQAFGFAAFPVDTHIHRLAQRWKLTSGRSVEQTERDLKKLFPEAHWNPLHLRIIYYGREHCTAHGCDGTVCEICRTLFPERKRPVVTRK, encoded by the coding sequence GTGAAGCAAACCAGCGTCCAGCCGTCCTTCCCGTTTCCGACAAAGGCATCCCGTGCCGCCTACATTGATCGGAAGCTGGCGGAACTTTATCCGCGGCCGAAAATACCGCTGGATCACGGCGATTCCTACACGTTGCTCATAGCGGTGCTCTTGTCGGCGCAATGCACCGACAAACGGGTGAATCTCACGACACCCGCACTCTTCGCAAGGGCGCGAACACCGGCGGACATGGTAAAATTGAGCGTGGCGGAGATCGATGCCATCGTGCGTGCCTGCGGCCTTTCGCCGCGCAAGGCACAGGCCATTCGAGGACTCTCCCAGATGCTTCTCGATCTCCATGGTGGACGGGTTCCCTCGACGTTTGAGGCTTTGGAAGCGCTGCCTGGCGTTGGCCACAAGACGGCGTCGGTTGTGATGTCGCAGGCGTTTGGATTCGCCGCGTTTCCAGTCGACACGCACATCCATCGCCTGGCGCAGCGCTGGAAGCTGACCTCAGGGCGCAGCGTCGAGCAGACCGAGCGGGATCTGAAGAAGCTGTTTCCGGAGGCGCATTGGAATCCGCTGCATCTGCGCATCATCTACTATGGTCGCGAGCATTGCACGGCGCACGGCTGCGACGGGACCGTCTGTGAAATCTGCCGGACGCTGTTTCCCGAGCGAAAACGCCCCGTGGTCACGCGAAAGTAG
- a CDS encoding sulfatase-like hydrolase/transferase, whose translation MPAFFNLHLRHVFAGCLMLVAMHLGASETRPNILFIYADDQSYKTVSCYDGAPSWVRTPNIDSLASRGVRFERSYLGAWCMSSRASILTGRLQHGIMSMTMAGMYPGSTYDPAQCPFVPAEFRRQGYHTAHIGKWHTGTDAGFGRDWDHQIVWNRPAHPENAGNYYTNQLLTFDGHDRMTAGYSTDNYTNWAVDYIKGRDRTPGKPWYLWLCYGAVHGPTTPAERHRNKFAGQSTPMPEDIIGPWPDKPAYLKKTRSWARNANGQVVMTKKGRGDDEDAGEGRKTYDAWIQQVNECMSAVDEGVGRVLAALRESGQLENTLVVYTADQGFGLGEHGFNQKVAPYDATVASPLIVAWPGHVPEGRVCRQAVNAPDLIELFCRVADVRLPWKTHGRDMRPLLENPETAPWGPTLMTNTARSYGSETDVIPTDKRLTAASNVPWYALLRDGQFKYVRTFVAGETEELYDLEADPEEHTNLAARPEQSVRLRALRAKTLAELRRTDAKFVDNLPPTRAESIP comes from the coding sequence ATGCCAGCCTTTTTCAACCTCCACCTGCGGCATGTGTTTGCAGGCTGTCTGATGCTGGTCGCCATGCATCTCGGCGCCTCCGAAACGCGACCCAACATCCTCTTCATCTACGCGGATGACCAGTCCTACAAGACCGTGAGCTGCTATGATGGTGCGCCATCATGGGTGCGCACGCCGAACATTGACTCACTGGCGTCGCGCGGTGTCCGTTTCGAACGCAGTTATCTGGGCGCCTGGTGCATGTCCTCCCGCGCCTCGATCCTCACGGGACGACTGCAACACGGCATCATGAGCATGACTATGGCCGGCATGTATCCGGGAAGCACATACGACCCGGCCCAATGTCCCTTCGTGCCGGCCGAGTTTCGCCGACAGGGCTATCACACCGCCCATATCGGCAAGTGGCACACTGGGACCGACGCTGGCTTCGGCCGGGACTGGGATCACCAGATCGTGTGGAACCGCCCGGCGCATCCGGAAAATGCCGGCAATTATTACACCAACCAACTGCTCACGTTCGATGGCCATGACCGGATGACGGCAGGGTATTCGACGGACAACTACACCAATTGGGCAGTCGACTATATCAAGGGCCGGGACCGCACGCCCGGAAAGCCATGGTATTTGTGGTTGTGTTATGGTGCGGTGCACGGGCCGACTACGCCCGCCGAGCGACATCGGAACAAATTTGCCGGCCAAAGCACACCGATGCCCGAGGACATCATCGGACCCTGGCCGGACAAGCCTGCATATCTCAAAAAGACCAGGTCATGGGCACGCAACGCCAACGGCCAGGTCGTCATGACCAAAAAGGGCCGGGGAGACGACGAGGACGCCGGCGAAGGCCGCAAGACCTACGATGCCTGGATCCAGCAGGTGAATGAATGCATGTCGGCGGTCGACGAGGGTGTGGGGCGGGTGCTCGCGGCTCTGCGGGAATCGGGACAGCTCGAGAACACGCTCGTCGTCTATACCGCCGATCAAGGTTTCGGCCTGGGCGAACATGGTTTCAACCAGAAGGTGGCACCGTACGATGCCACAGTTGCCTCCCCGTTGATCGTGGCCTGGCCAGGCCACGTGCCGGAGGGCAGGGTTTGCCGGCAGGCGGTCAATGCGCCGGACCTGATCGAACTGTTCTGCCGGGTCGCCGATGTGCGGTTGCCATGGAAAACCCACGGCCGCGACATGCGGCCACTGCTCGAGAATCCGGAGACGGCGCCATGGGGGCCGACACTCATGACCAATACCGCGCGCAGTTATGGCAGCGAGACGGACGTCATTCCGACGGACAAAAGACTCACCGCAGCGAGCAATGTGCCTTGGTACGCGCTTTTGCGCGACGGTCAGTTCAAGTATGTGCGCACCTTTGTGGCCGGAGAGACGGAGGAGCTCTATGACCTGGAGGCAGATCCTGAAGAGCACACAAACCTCGCAGCTCGCCCAGAGCAATCCGTCCGATTGCGGGCGCTGCGTGCCAAGACTCTCGCCGAGTTGCGCCGTACCGACGCGAAGTTCGTGGACAATCTGCCGCCGACCCGCGCGGAAAGCATCCCCTGA
- the gcvP gene encoding aminomethyl-transferring glycine dehydrogenase: MPLSETGRTAGRWFASQVSTKWRDGTKFNRLKVSRPSQNPVAPASALPTLGLLTSHMPSTASVPANQRDLLAPLDTFARRHHGDNAADLAGMLDLLDYPSLDALVDAAVPAHIRLPAPLSLPAAIGESAALSELRSMAGLNQVFRSYIGQGYHDTHTPGVIQRNILENPSWYTAYTPYQAEISQGRMEALLNFQTVVAELTGMEIANASMLDEATAAAEAMTLALRSASNAAKTRFFVSENCHPQTREVVITRAQPLGIEVVIGDHRSMPIDATYFGALVQYPDTFGMIHPYDDFASRVHEAGALLIVATDLLALTLLRAPGEFGADVAVGSSQRFGVPMGFGGPHAGFLATKDAYKRQMPGRLIGVSRDAQGNPAMRMALGTREQHIRRDKATSNICTAQVLLAVMASMYAVYHGPEGLTRIARRVKQLTELLAKALRGAGARVLEGIVFDTLVVTQVSAARVHAAAHAKKVNLRHIDDTTVALSLDETTTVDDIAVLAGLFRESATLPANDSVSVEFPLPHRRSSTFLTHATFNRHHTEHEMLRYIKRLEAKDLSLSHSMISLGSCTMKLNATSEMVPVTWPEFGRMHPFAPAEQWRGYAQLFRDLKTWLAEITGFAEISLQPNAGSQGEYAGLLAIRGYHRSRGEGHRSVCLIPTSAHGTNPASAVMCGMTVVPVACDANGNIDLNDLKARADQHAGNLAALMVTYPSTHGVFESSIRDICALIHERGGQVYMDGANMNAQVGLTSPGHIGADVCHLNLHKTFAIPHGGGGPGVGPIGVAPHLIPFLPGDPAHTSSEPVGAVSAARYGSASVLVISWMYIRMMGGAGLTEATKRAILHANYVARQLEPHFPVLYKGNEGLVAHECIIDLRAWKKEGIEVEDVAKRLMDYGYHSPTMSWPVAGTLMIEPTESEAKVELDRFCDALIAIHDEMRRVAGGEFHKTNNVLKQAPHTAAVVAADKWDRPYSRELAAFPTPFVRAHKFWPAVGRVDNVYGDRNLVCSCVGMEAYVDGKS; encoded by the coding sequence ATGCCTTTGTCGGAAACGGGAAGGACGGCTGGACGCTGGTTTGCTTCACAAGTCTCAACAAAGTGGCGCGATGGAACCAAATTCAACCGCTTAAAAGTCTCCCGCCCCAGCCAGAACCCTGTTGCCCCGGCATCCGCCCTCCCTACGTTGGGCCTGCTCACGTCTCACATGCCTTCCACCGCCTCCGTTCCCGCAAATCAACGCGATCTCCTGGCTCCCCTGGACACCTTCGCCCGCCGCCATCACGGCGACAACGCCGCCGATCTCGCGGGCATGCTTGACCTGTTGGATTATCCATCGCTCGACGCGCTTGTGGACGCCGCGGTGCCCGCGCACATCCGTCTTCCTGCACCGCTGTCACTGCCCGCCGCCATCGGTGAAAGCGCCGCACTGTCCGAACTGCGCTCCATGGCCGGGCTCAACCAGGTTTTTCGCAGCTACATCGGACAGGGCTACCACGACACACACACGCCGGGCGTCATCCAGCGCAACATCCTGGAAAACCCAAGCTGGTACACCGCCTACACGCCGTACCAGGCGGAAATTTCCCAGGGACGGATGGAGGCGCTGCTCAATTTTCAGACCGTGGTCGCTGAACTGACAGGCATGGAGATTGCCAACGCCTCCATGCTCGACGAGGCCACCGCCGCGGCCGAGGCGATGACCCTGGCGCTGCGCAGCGCGAGCAATGCGGCGAAGACCCGTTTCTTTGTCTCGGAAAACTGCCATCCTCAAACCCGCGAGGTCGTCATCACCCGCGCCCAGCCGCTCGGCATCGAGGTCGTCATCGGGGATCATCGCTCGATGCCCATCGACGCCACCTATTTCGGCGCGCTTGTGCAGTATCCCGACACCTTTGGGATGATCCATCCCTACGATGATTTCGCGAGCCGCGTGCACGAGGCCGGCGCCCTGCTGATCGTGGCGACCGACCTGCTGGCATTGACGCTCCTGCGCGCTCCCGGGGAGTTCGGCGCCGATGTCGCCGTCGGTTCGTCGCAGCGCTTTGGCGTGCCGATGGGATTCGGCGGTCCGCACGCCGGCTTTCTCGCGACCAAGGACGCCTACAAGCGCCAGATGCCCGGCCGCCTGATCGGCGTCTCACGCGACGCCCAGGGCAATCCCGCGATGCGCATGGCCCTCGGCACGCGCGAGCAGCACATTCGCCGCGACAAGGCCACCTCCAACATCTGCACCGCCCAGGTGCTGCTCGCCGTCATGGCGTCGATGTACGCCGTCTATCACGGACCCGAGGGACTGACCCGAATCGCGCGCCGCGTAAAGCAACTGACCGAGCTGCTCGCCAAGGCGCTCCGGGGAGCCGGCGCCCGGGTTCTTGAGGGCATCGTGTTCGACACGCTGGTGGTGACCCAGGTTTCCGCAGCCCGGGTGCACGCCGCCGCCCATGCGAAGAAAGTCAACCTGCGGCACATTGACGACACCACGGTCGCACTCTCGCTCGACGAAACCACAACCGTGGACGACATCGCCGTACTCGCGGGACTTTTCCGCGAGTCCGCCACACTGCCCGCAAATGACAGTGTCTCCGTCGAGTTTCCCCTGCCCCATCGCCGCAGCAGCACCTTCCTCACCCACGCCACGTTCAACCGCCACCACACCGAGCACGAGATGCTGCGCTACATCAAGCGGCTGGAGGCGAAGGATCTTTCGCTGAGCCACTCGATGATCTCCCTCGGCTCCTGCACGATGAAGCTCAACGCAACGAGCGAAATGGTGCCTGTGACTTGGCCGGAGTTTGGCAGAATGCATCCGTTCGCTCCCGCCGAGCAGTGGCGCGGATACGCTCAGCTCTTCAGGGACCTCAAGACCTGGCTCGCCGAGATCACGGGCTTCGCGGAAATTTCCCTCCAGCCCAACGCAGGATCGCAGGGCGAGTACGCGGGACTCCTTGCCATTCGCGGCTACCACCGCTCGCGCGGCGAGGGGCATCGCTCGGTGTGTCTGATTCCAACGAGTGCGCACGGCACCAACCCGGCCAGCGCGGTCATGTGCGGCATGACGGTGGTCCCGGTGGCCTGCGACGCCAACGGCAACATCGACCTCAACGACCTCAAGGCCAGGGCGGACCAGCATGCCGGCAATCTGGCAGCGCTGATGGTGACGTATCCATCGACGCATGGTGTATTCGAATCCTCGATACGCGACATCTGCGCACTGATTCACGAGCGCGGCGGGCAGGTCTACATGGACGGCGCCAACATGAACGCGCAGGTCGGGCTGACATCGCCCGGACACATCGGCGCCGACGTCTGCCACCTCAACCTGCACAAGACCTTCGCGATTCCCCATGGTGGCGGCGGACCAGGCGTGGGACCGATCGGCGTGGCTCCGCACCTGATTCCGTTTCTGCCTGGTGATCCCGCACACACCTCGTCCGAACCCGTGGGTGCGGTGTCCGCGGCCAGATACGGATCAGCCTCGGTGCTGGTCATTTCATGGATGTACATCCGCATGATGGGAGGCGCCGGGCTCACCGAGGCCACAAAGCGCGCGATACTTCACGCCAACTACGTGGCGCGGCAGCTCGAGCCTCATTTTCCCGTGCTCTACAAGGGCAACGAAGGCCTTGTCGCGCACGAATGCATCATCGATCTGCGCGCATGGAAGAAGGAGGGCATCGAGGTGGAGGATGTGGCGAAGCGGCTGATGGACTACGGCTACCATTCGCCCACCATGAGCTGGCCCGTGGCGGGAACGCTCATGATCGAGCCGACGGAAAGCGAGGCGAAGGTCGAACTCGACCGTTTCTGCGACGCCCTCATTGCGATTCACGATGAAATGCGGCGCGTGGCGGGAGGTGAGTTCCACAAGACCAACAACGTGCTCAAGCAGGCGCCCCACACAGCCGCCGTGGTGGCGGCGGACAAGTGGGATCGCCCCTATTCGCGGGAGCTCGCCGCCTTTCCAACGCCCTTCGTCCGCGCGCACAAATTCTGGCCCGCGGTCGGCCGCGTCGACAACGTCTACGGCGACCGCAATCTGGTCTGCTCCTGCGTCGGCATGGAAGCCTACGTGGACGGCAAGAGCTGA
- a CDS encoding TonB-dependent receptor produces MKTPSLARRVAAAFAALASTMAHSQTSSPQGGDEIVELSPFVVLTDTDVGWVATESLAGSRLRTNLKDLPNQIETLTMDFMQDMGVTSIDQALIYTANTENANDFMSATPGQAVASPGTGGRIRGIGAGTLSRNFFQVHNPTDNFNLERATVASGPNAILFGLGSPAGILDVTPARAQTRTSKYGFSLQYDSENSRRGTVDANVVVLRDKLAIRLMGTSKREYTYKLPNLDRDERLYAAITYKPFKNTTIILQGERDHRNWNRAGRIAPSENITPWLYANQIAGSGYTTAKPVYDNRSFTGIGNNRVFNQAGDTAVVINGGTPVPLMGWRNSVVVRSPSTLPGVDPTFDAGVSHSIMDASIFPFDVNVVGEARTTLMGAYTKTAIIEQKLAPNWFLELAYNREDAYDHRLNAGGQAGSSEFGLGVDANQFLPGTTTPNPNFGKYYFQGGAKNDLDYYERDDWRITTSYEFDAARILSERFPWGKWLGNHRLSALYTGAKSKYMGQQNFERKILDDPVISGLTLRPKTQRNWATHSTRVPVYRHYYNDPYDPTPAFGSMTGDWTLTDTNGRIFNLPLYETGLLAADGKRLAAASVAQGSLNKTSAMIFAWQGYFLPDREKRNRLILTYGYRKDSADAATLDNASQLQDFSGLYPVLWDANFADYSQSQSGINRNYGVVASPLRWFSVFYNQSATFDLNIGRYDPFGNDIPGASGEGKDYGIRFDLWDERLTIRLNRYENTIGPQRASSQINGLRDQFYNVEQRVLQLDPQIETINVVDGNMRGYRVAGRPNYYIMSDAASKGYELEINFNPVRNWNIRLNGARGEAVESDIGQPWFEWEAQRRPVWESVVAKNGEVDAQGRPATWQTAPYSASNPTGQTLAQYYQSQVVGRALAFMAAADGRATDSARASRANLITNYSFTGNFLRGFNVGGAARWRAEPTIGYGITTAADGAVLLDIGRPYRGKSELYFDAVMGYRGKLKAFGGFNYKLQLNVRNLLNEDDVIPVQALTTGEIAKVATVEPRVIVLSFSVNL; encoded by the coding sequence ATGAAGACTCCATCGCTCGCTCGGCGGGTGGCCGCGGCTTTCGCCGCGCTCGCCTCAACTATGGCCCATTCCCAGACGTCCAGCCCCCAAGGAGGAGACGAGATCGTCGAACTTTCCCCCTTTGTCGTGCTGACCGATACGGATGTCGGTTGGGTCGCGACCGAGAGTCTTGCCGGCAGCCGGCTCCGTACGAACTTGAAGGATCTGCCGAACCAGATCGAGACACTCACGATGGACTTCATGCAGGATATGGGCGTGACGTCGATCGATCAGGCGCTGATCTACACCGCCAATACCGAAAACGCCAATGACTTCATGTCGGCCACGCCCGGCCAAGCCGTCGCGAGCCCAGGCACCGGCGGTCGCATTCGCGGCATCGGTGCCGGCACGCTTTCGCGAAACTTTTTTCAAGTACACAACCCGACCGACAACTTCAACCTCGAGCGCGCAACCGTTGCGAGCGGACCCAACGCCATTCTCTTCGGTCTCGGCAGTCCGGCCGGCATCCTCGATGTCACGCCGGCACGGGCGCAGACGCGGACCAGCAAGTACGGCTTTTCGCTCCAATACGACTCGGAGAACTCCCGGCGCGGCACCGTCGACGCCAACGTCGTTGTGCTGCGCGACAAGCTTGCCATTCGGTTGATGGGCACGTCGAAGCGCGAGTACACCTACAAGCTGCCCAATCTCGATCGCGACGAGCGGCTCTATGCTGCAATTACATACAAGCCGTTCAAGAACACCACGATCATCCTCCAGGGCGAGCGCGACCATCGAAACTGGAACCGCGCGGGCCGCATTGCGCCAAGCGAGAACATCACCCCATGGCTGTACGCGAACCAGATTGCCGGAAGCGGCTATACGACGGCCAAACCGGTTTACGACAACCGCAGCTTCACTGGGATCGGAAACAACCGCGTTTTTAACCAAGCTGGCGACACGGCCGTGGTGATCAACGGCGGAACGCCCGTTCCGCTGATGGGCTGGCGCAATTCGGTCGTAGTCCGGAGTCCGAGCACGCTGCCGGGAGTTGATCCAACGTTCGACGCCGGTGTCAGCCACTCCATCATGGATGCCAGCATCTTTCCCTTCGACGTGAACGTCGTCGGTGAAGCTCGCACCACACTGATGGGCGCCTACACCAAGACCGCCATCATCGAACAGAAACTGGCCCCGAACTGGTTTCTGGAGCTGGCCTACAATCGCGAGGACGCCTACGACCACCGACTCAACGCGGGAGGCCAGGCGGGCAGTAGCGAATTTGGGCTCGGAGTCGACGCCAACCAGTTCCTGCCCGGCACGACCACCCCGAACCCAAATTTCGGCAAGTACTACTTTCAGGGGGGCGCAAAGAATGACCTCGACTATTATGAACGCGACGACTGGCGGATCACCACCTCGTATGAGTTCGACGCCGCGCGGATACTGTCGGAGCGCTTTCCCTGGGGCAAGTGGCTCGGCAACCACCGGCTCTCGGCCCTCTACACGGGTGCAAAATCCAAGTACATGGGGCAACAGAACTTCGAGCGGAAGATCCTCGACGACCCTGTGATCTCCGGACTCACCCTTCGCCCGAAGACCCAACGGAACTGGGCGACGCACTCGACCCGCGTGCCTGTTTACCGGCACTATTACAATGATCCATACGATCCGACGCCGGCCTTCGGCTCAATGACAGGAGACTGGACGCTCACCGACACCAATGGCCGCATCTTCAACCTGCCCCTGTACGAAACCGGGTTGCTGGCAGCTGACGGAAAGCGGCTGGCTGCCGCGAGCGTGGCGCAGGGATCGCTGAACAAGACCAGCGCCATGATTTTCGCCTGGCAGGGCTATTTCCTTCCGGATCGTGAGAAACGCAACCGGCTCATCCTGACTTACGGCTATCGCAAGGACTCCGCGGATGCCGCCACCCTCGACAACGCCTCCCAGCTCCAGGACTTCTCGGGCTTGTATCCTGTCTTGTGGGACGCCAACTTCGCCGACTATAGTCAGTCGCAGTCGGGCATCAACCGCAACTACGGCGTGGTCGCCAGTCCCCTGCGCTGGTTTTCGGTGTTCTACAACCAGTCCGCGACCTTCGATCTGAACATCGGACGCTACGATCCCTTCGGCAACGACATCCCCGGTGCCAGCGGCGAAGGCAAGGACTACGGCATCCGCTTTGACCTGTGGGATGAACGTCTTACAATCCGGCTCAACCGTTACGAGAACACGATTGGCCCTCAGCGTGCCTCCAGTCAGATAAACGGTCTGCGCGACCAGTTCTACAACGTCGAGCAGCGTGTACTTCAGCTCGACCCGCAGATCGAGACCATCAACGTCGTTGATGGCAACATGCGCGGCTATCGCGTGGCCGGCCGGCCGAATTATTACATCATGTCGGACGCCGCGTCGAAAGGCTACGAACTCGAGATCAACTTCAACCCAGTGCGCAACTGGAACATCCGGCTCAACGGCGCCCGCGGCGAAGCCGTGGAGTCCGACATCGGGCAACCTTGGTTCGAATGGGAGGCTCAGCGACGTCCCGTCTGGGAATCCGTCGTAGCCAAGAATGGCGAGGTAGATGCGCAGGGCCGACCGGCAACCTGGCAGACCGCACCCTACAGTGCTTCGAATCCCACGGGCCAGACACTGGCCCAGTATTACCAGTCGCAGGTCGTGGGCCGGGCGCTTGCGTTCATGGCCGCCGCCGATGGTCGCGCCACGGACAGCGCTCGCGCAAGTCGCGCCAACCTGATCACCAACTACAGTTTCACCGGGAATTTTCTCCGCGGCTTCAACGTCGGTGGTGCCGCACGCTGGCGTGCCGAACCGACCATCGGCTACGGCATTACCACCGCCGCCGATGGCGCCGTGCTGCTCGACATCGGCCGGCCGTATCGCGGCAAGTCCGAACTATACTTTGACGCCGTGATGGGCTATCGCGGCAAACTCAAGGCCTTCGGTGGCTTCAACTACAAGCTGCAGCTCAACGTCCGCAATCTGCTCAACGAAGACGACGTCATCCCAGTCCAGGCGCTCACCACGGGCGAAATCGCGAAAGTTGCCACAGTCGAGCCCCGTGTCATTGTACTCAGCTTCAGTGTGAATCTCTGA